In the Haliaeetus albicilla chromosome 7, bHalAlb1.1, whole genome shotgun sequence genome, one interval contains:
- the FAM118B gene encoding protein FAM118B isoform X3, with the protein MLLTTPFSLSPAFLLASRKLLPSLKTKKPRELVLVIGTGISAAVAPQVPALKSWKGLIQALLDAAIDFDLLEDEESKRFQKCLHEDKNLVHVAHDLIQKLSPRTSNVRSTFFKDCLYEVFDDLESKMEDSGKQLLQSVLHLMENGALVLTTNFDNLLELYAAHQGKHLESLDLTDEKKVLEWAQEKRKLSVLHIHGVYTNPSGIVLHPAGYQNVLRNTEVMREIQKLYENKSFLFLGCGWTVDDTTFQALFLEAVKHKSDLEHFMLVRRGDVDEFKKLRENMLDKGIKVISYGDEYADLPEYFERLTSEIAMRGRTGVPKEGQQLNGSATAHTEIKGCST; encoded by the exons AAGAAGCCTCGGGAACTTGTATTGGTGATCGGGACAGGAATCAGTGCAGCAGTTGCTCCCCAGGTCCCAGCACTGAAGTCTTGGAAGGGGTTAATCCAGGCCCTCCTGGATGCTGCTATTGACTTTGATCTGCTGGAAGATGAAGAGAGCAAACGGTTTCAGAAGTGTCTCCATGAAGACAAGAACTTGGTTCATGTTGCCCACGACCTTATCCAGAAGCTGTCTCCG CGCACAAGCAATGTTCGCTCAACCTTTTTCAAAGACTGCTTATATGAGGTGTTTGATGACCTGGAATCTAAAATGGAAGATTCTGGGAAGCAGCTGCTTCAGTCTGTGCTTCACTTAATGGAAAACGGGGCACTTGTGTTAACCACAAACTTTGATAACCTGCTGGAACTGTACGCAGCACACCAGGGGAAGCATCTGGAATCTCTTGACCTGACTGATGAAAAGAAG GTGCTGGAGTGGGCACAAGAGAAGAGGAAGCTTAGCGTCCTGCATATCCATGGCGTTTACACCAACCCCAGCGGCATAGTGCTCCACCCGGCCGGGTACCAGAATGTGCTGCGCAACACGGAGGTCATG cGAGAGATTCAGAAGCTGTATGAAAATAAGTCATTCCTGTTCTTGGGCTGTGGTTGGACTGTTGATGACACCACGTTTCAGGCCCTGTTTTTAGAGGCTGTCAAGCACAAGTCAGACCTGGAGCACTTCATGCTCGTACGGAGGGGAGATGTGGATGAGTTCAAGAAGCTCCGTGAGAACATGCTGGACAAAGGGATTAAAGTGATTTCCTACGGAGATGAATACGCAGACTTGCCTGAGTACTTTGAGAGGCTGACGAGCGAGATCGCCATGCGGGGTCGAACAG GTGTGCCTAAGGAGGGACAACAGCTGAACGGCTCTGCCACTGCCCACACCGAGATAAAAG